Within Desulfobacterales bacterium, the genomic segment ACTATCTGATCAACTGCTGTCATGGGCTTATTTTTACCACGGCCTTGCCGCCCGCGGTTTTGGGAAGCATCGATGCCGCGCTGGACCTGGTGCCGCAAATGGATGCCGAGCGCGCGCAGCTTTCCGCGCATGCGGATTATCTTCGCAACGCTCTGCTGAAAATGGGCTGGCAGACGGGAGCGTCCACTACTCAGATCGTGCCGGTGGTGATCGGGGGAGAAGAAGAAACCATGGCCTTATCGGCCTTTCTGGAAAATAGGGGCATTATGGCCACCGGCATTCGGCCGCCCACGGTTGAAGCCGGGCAATCCCGCATTCGGCTCACGCTGACCGCGTTGCACACCCGGCAGCAGGCGCAACAGGTCATCGATGCGTTTAAGGCCTGGAGCGAGCAGCATGGCAGGTAATTTCCCGGACACGATTTTTGTTGCAGGCACGGATACGGCGGTTGGTAAAACGGTTGTCTCCGCGTTGCTGGTTGCGGGACTTCGCGCGGAATACTGGAAGCCGGTGCAAAGCGGCGCCGAAGCGGGCACGGATACGGAGTGGATACGATCCAAAACGGGCTTGCCGAACACGTTTTTTCACCCGGAGGTATACGTGCTTTCGCCATTTCTTTCTCCCCATGCGGCGGCCTCCCGGGAAGGCGTTCGCATTGATCTGGCTGCCATTCAATTGCCCGAACGCCGCCTGGCCAATCACCTGATTATTGAGGGTGCCGGCGGCATCATGGTGCCGCTGAACGAAAAAGAGACCATGGCGGATCTCATTCATCAGCTTCGTGCACCGGTGCTGCTGGTGGCCCGAAGCACGCTGGGCACCATCAATCATACCTTATTGTCCCTGGAGAAATTGAGAAGCATCAAAGCCAACATTCTCGGTGTCGTCATGAATGGGCCAATCAACCCGGATAACCGGGCCGCCATCGAATCGTTCGGCCATATTCGGGTGATCACAGAAATTCCGCCCATGGCTGTTATCACCGGGAAAAGCCTTTTGGACACGTTCAACCGTTGCTTTGATTTGAAGCGGGCTGCGGCCGCAAGACAGGGGGATGAATGGATTTAAAACAAATTATCGCATTGGCTGAGAATAGGATCGACGGGGAAACCCCCGACCTGAAGACCTTGCGCGCCATTGCCCGCTTTCCCGAAGAAAAGGTATTTCACCTTATGGCAGGGGCGGATCTGTTGCGGGCGCATTTTTTCGGCAACACGGTGCATCTTTGCACCATCTGCAATGCCAAGTCCGGCCGATGCAGCGAAGATTGCCGGTTTTGCGCGCAATCGGCCCATTACTGCACGGATGCCCCGGTCTATCCGTTGCTGGAAAGGCGCAAACTGGTTGAAGTGGGAACACGCGCTGCCGATTCTCCTATCCATCGCTATTCCATTGTCACCACAGGCAGAAGCCTTGCAACATCCGAGGTGAAGGAAGTCGCCGCCGCGCTTTCGGCAGTGGGAAAGGCGGGAATCGAAACCTGCGCATCGCTGGGGATTTTAACTTCGCAGGATTTTGAAATTTTGAAAGCCGCCGGGGTAGGGCGCTACCATCACAATCTGGAAACCGCGGAAAGTCATTTTGATAATACATGTACCACGCATCGCTATGCGGATCGCGTGGCCACGGTTCGGGCTGCCAAGGCGGCCGGGCTGACGGTGTGCAGCGGCGGCATCTTCGGGATCGGCGAAACCGATGACCAGGTGCTGGAATTGGCCCTCGCGTTGCGCGACCTTAATGTCGATGCGGTGCCGCTGAATTTCCTGGTGGCGATTCCGGGGACGCCCTTTGAGAAGTCCGTGGGTTTGACGCCGTTGCGCTGTTTGAAAATCATCGCTTTGTTTCGGTTTGTGCTGCCCGATAAGCAGATTCTGATTTGCGGCGGCAGGGAAGCCAATTTAAGAGAACTTCATCCCCTCGTGTTTTATGCCGGCGCCAGCGGTATCATGACGGGAAATTACCTGACTGCCGCCGGCCGCACCGTGGAAAGCGATTTGGTGCTTTTGAAACAGTTGGGAATGGTGGTGAAAGAAAGGTGCGGCTCAGGTTTGACGACTTCATAAAAAAGAAATTTTTAGCGCGAAACCCGCCAAGAACGCCCAGAAGGAGCCATAGAGCAGCGCTGCAATTGTTGCGATCTTGCGTGAGATCCGGTTATCGTTCCTTCGGCGGCGTGGAAGGGGTGTCACAGGCCCGATAACCACCATATACCAGATTCTCAAAATTATCGATTTCGATCTGTTGTTTCGAAAGCATCTGTTTAACAACATCAGCCAGGGTTACGATACCCACTAATTCGCTATGGTCAAAAATCGGCAGGTGACGAGAATCCCTGGCGACCATTAGCGACAAACAATGGTCCAGCGTGTCTTCAGGTGTCGCGCAGGTAAGGTTCGTCGTCATCAACTCGCCAACGAGGATATTATAAGAGGATTTTCCCTTAAGGATCACTTTCCGACAATAATCGCGCTCCGTGATAATGCCGATGACCTTGCAATCGTCAATGACCATCAAGGCACCGATGTTTTTTTCCGCCATCAATTCCAGCGCTTTGTAAACGGTTTCGCCGGATGAAATAGACCATACGTCATGGCCTTTTTCCGCCAACAGGCTTTTTATGGTTTTCATTTCTGTCGCCTCTTTATTAAATCGTATGAAATCTCAATGGATTAAAATTATACTAACCTTTTGGGATGATTTTAAGTTATTAACTACCATTCCGAAATTATTTTTACAATGTCTGTTCTTCGCTGCTGTCAGACTTCCACGAACAAACCGGTGAGGTTGCCGTCTTTAAGATTCACCAAGCCTTCATCGCAAATTTTGAGATAGGGAATCGCAGCGCCGGTCAGGGTGTTCAGGGACAACAGCGGGTCCGGAAAGGAAACCCCCAGGCCGATTGTCCGTTCATTAATGGCCTTGATATTGGCGGCGATTTCCGCCATAGGCGCTTCCGACAGGAGGCCGAATACCGGCAACGCCAGTTGAGAAATAATTTGCCCGTTAGCGCACAACACGGCGCCGCCCTGCAACTGCGCAACGCTGTTGACGGCCAGGGCCATATCCGATTCATCCACCCCCACCACAATGATATCGGAAGCGTCCCACGTGGCGCTGCAGGCAAATGCGCCGGTTTTAAGACCGAATCCCAGAATGAGCCCGGTAAATAGTTGGCCCGGTGTATGGGTTCTGTCGATGGCGGCGATTTTCAATAGGTTTTGATCGGCTGAAATTTCGATTGCCCCATTTGTTACGGGAAGGCTCATGATCTTTTCCGCCGTCACCAGGTCCGTCACCATTTCGATGACGCGAACGCTTGCAACCGCCTTGCTTGAAAAGGGCGCTTGAATGATAAAATCAGCAGGTGTTAGCGCTTTAGGCAATGCAATACTATGTTTGCTTTGGTGAGAGTAGGGATGCTTTCTCGGCGCAACGGTTAATTGGCCGTTTCGGGCGACTACCTTTCCGCAACTGATGACGAGTTCCGGTGAAAAAGTGCTTGGATTGGGTAATATCAGCATATCGGCGTACCTGCCGGGCGCGATACCGCCGACCAGATGCTCGATGGAAAAATGCGTTGCTACGTTGAGCGTAACCATTTGAACGGCCGTGATGGGATCAATGCCATACCCCACCGCCTGCTGCACGACATGTTCCATGTATCCTTTTTCAATCAATTCGCCTGGCGCGATGCTGTCGGTGCAAAGAATCAACCGGCGTAGATCGACATTCCTGTCTTTTATTTCCGCGATGGCGTTTAAATCCCGTCGAATGCTTCCCTCTCTGGCCATCACATAAAAGCCCAGCCGCAACCGTTCCAGCACTTCTTCCGCGCTGATGGGTTCGTGGCACGAGGTGATGCCGCAGGCGGCATAGGCCGATAGCTTGTGGTGCCGGGCGCCTGCGGAATGTCCTTCGAGAACCTTGCCTTGTTGCAGTGTTTGTTCAAGTGCCGGAAGATACACCTCGGGAGACTGCAACACGGCCTGCCAGTACGATTCGCCGAGACCCAGAACATCATCTCTGTCCAGCAAGGTTTGCAAATCTTCGGGTCGGATTCCCTTCGTTTTTTCGGAAATGGACACCATGGCCGGCGCAGTGGCATAAATTTTGACCGGCTGATGTTGCAACGACGCTAAAAAGTCCAGCACACCGGCAACACCGCTGACCGGGTAAGGTTCCATGACCTCGGTAATAAGGGTGGTGGTGCCGCCCGGAATCGCATGTCTCAAAAATTCGTCAATGCCATACATAAAGGCCAGATGGGTGTGCCCGTCAATGTAGCCCGGTACGAGCGTCTTCCCTGCGGCATCGATGCAGTGTGTGGCTGGGCCGATCAGCTTCTCAGGCGCCTCTCCCACATAGGCGATGAAATCGCCTTTTACGCCGACCGCGTGGTTTTCCAGAATCTCCGCCGTATAGACATTCATGAGGCTCGCGTTCGTGATAACCAGATCGGCCGCCAGCTTTCCCATCGCGACATTCATCAGTAATCGGGAGTTTCGGTTTTTGACCGCATTGAGGGGGCCAAAGCCATTCATGCAGCGGCTCCTTTCATGTTTTATCAGACCCGCGAATGCCGGGCTGGAATGGTTGACAAATCGCTTTCTTTTGTTCATTCAATATATAGGGTCAGCGGTTATATGAAAAGTAATTTGTGTGTCATGAAACTGAAAAAGGGTATATTCGCTGACGAGGCGTTTACTTGAAACTAGCGGCTATGAACCAGCGGCTTTTCAGCAAAGCGGGCATAAGGATTTGAAAAATGACTCAATATAAAATTCATCCCCTTGTCATGGGAACCAAGGTGTTTGATAAAAGCATGATGACCTACCAATACGGAAACGGTCAACTGTATACAATTCCGATTTACTGCTGGTATATTGAGGGCGGTGACCAAAAAATTCTTGTGGATACCGGGGAAATGAACCCGATTCAGTCCGCGGAAAGGCAAAAAGCCGTCGGAGGTCAAATTTATACCTTTGAGCAGGGTCTGGCGCGTTGGCACCTTTCGCCGAAGGATATTGATCTGATTATTCATACCCACCTTCACAATGATCATTGTGAAAATGACTATAAATGCGAAAATGCAAAATTTATCGTACATGAAAAAGAACTTGAGACCATACACAATCCGCACCCGTTGGATTATCGCTACCTGGTGGACTTTATCGAAGATGTTGAAGATAACGGCCAGATTGTAACCGTTCACGGCGATACCCAGATACTACCGGGAATCACTTGCGTGCATACGCCGGTTCATACCGCGGGCGGCCTGTCCGTCTTTATTGACACCCCGTCCGGCAAGGCGGTTATTACCGGCTTTTGTGTTATCAACGAAAATTTTGACCCGCCCGTTGAAATCAAGGCCATGGAGATGGACGTGATCCCGCCGGGAACCCATGTCAACGTCTATGAGGCTTATGATATCATGCTGAAAATAAAAGAAGCGGCGGATATTTTGCTGCCGCTTCACGAGCCCGCGTTTGCGTCGGTGGATACGATCCCTTAATCCGGCAAAGCCGGAAGCTGGGCGGCTGGGATGCTGGGATGCTTGGCAGCTAACAACCTTCTCCAATGATACACGCTTTTTCGTGCATGTTTCCGATAAAGGACGATGCCCCATGAGTCAGTGCCCGGGGGACTTGCTTTTTCCCTGGACGTTTTGCCCGGTATGGCTGAAATTCCCGTTGGGTTTTAAGAAAGTGCTTTTATTCCATTGGGTTGTTTCTAAACACGGTTAATTGACTATTGGCCTTGAATGGATTAAACGCTAAAATACATGGTGAATAAAATAAGGAGCGTAACGCGAAGACCAATAGCGATTCTTTATCAGCACCGGAGGTGGACAAATGGTGTTAGAATCATTTTTAAAGAAAATCGTCTGGCTGGGGCATGATGGATTTCGAATTGACGGGTCTCGAACCCTCTATATCGATCCGTTTCAGACGTCTTCAACCGTGAAAGCGGATATCATTTTGGTCAGTCACGAGCATTTTGACCATTGCTCTCCGAATGACATCGCGCGTATTCAACAGGACCATACCGTGATCGTTACGGAAAAGAATTCTGCGGCAAAGCTCTCTGGTGATGTACGGGTGGTCACGCCGGGCGATGTGGTGATGATCGGGGAGGTGACTATTACTGCGGTTCCGGCCTATAATATAGGCAAGCCGTTTCATCCAAAGGCGAACGGGTGGCTTGGATTTGTCGTCGAAATCGACGGGGTGCGCGTTTATCATGCGGGGGATACCGACTTCATACCGGAAATGAAGCATCTTCAAATCGATGTCGCGTTGCTCCCGGTTTCCGGCACCTATGTGATGACGGCTGATGAAGCCATTCAGGCGGCTCGTACCATCAAGCCCCGCGTTGTCATTCCGATGCATTACGGAACCGTTGTGGGAGCGGTGAGCGATGCCGAAAGAGTGAAGGCGGCGCTTTCCGGCGAGATGGATGTGGTGGTTTTGAAACCGGCATAATTTTATGATGAGACAATGCCGCTGGCATTACCGGCGCCTTCATCGTAAGGGTAAAGGCTGACTACCGTTACCCTTTGCCCATATATAGGCGAACACAACACTGGGCATCTGTGCTTTATCTTCCGCCACACTCACAAGCCTTTTGCTCAGCCGGCCATCCCCAAGGGAGGCGCCGCCGCCGAACTCGTTTTCCGCCCAATGCTCACAGGCCAACTCATCATCCGGAGTCAGTGCACCGAGACCGGCATCGGCGGATAATCCCATTCGTTTTCTGAACTCTTTGTCGATGGGGTAAACATAGATCGCCTTCCTGCTGAGCGTCGAGTGTTTAAAACGATCCTGCCTGCCCCGCCCCTTGGTCTTTCCCACTTCGATCCAACTTGCAGCCCTGTAGCACGTCCCAGCATAGTGATCGGTATCCACGAAACTCTCTACCAGGCTGGGCCTGTAGCCGAATCGCCGCTCGAAATCCTCGGGTTAAACCGCCTACTCATGGCCAGCACCTTGGAGGCCAGATTCCGACATTGCACACTCGAACGAATCAGAAAACGGCTCATGCCCACCACCAAATCCAGATGCGCTTGCCGCTGTTCGCCATTCCAGCCGATCCACTCATCGCGGTCGTCCAGTTGCAGAGCGGCCGCCGCAAATCCCAAACCGTCAAGCCAACCGTGAGGCGAATTGATGAGGCAACGCAACTGCCGCATTCGAAACTTCCAACCTTTTGGTTACAATGCAATTCTAATTTCAGAAAAAAATTATAGTACATTTATTCAAAAGTGTACCGAAGCTTTACTTTTATGAGACATTGTAGCTTGAGCCGATGGTAAATACCGTGGCATGAAGAGACACCTATTAGGACAGCGGGAAGAACCGAAGCTCACTTGTTCCTTGCGGAACATATATAAAGAAATTTTAGGGCATTTCAAGCTGACTGGATATTGGTATTTGGAAAGCATTACAGCGCATAATTCTTCTATTTCATCATGCCGTTGTTATACGCATAGCCTAAGTTTTGAGTGTTTACGGATCGATGTGTCTGTTTGCCGGTTTGCTCCCGTTTTTTTAAATACATGCTGAGCAAGTATAATATTATAATGATCAATGATTGTTTGAGTATAGTCAAGAATAAGTTAAAAATTAATGAAGGAGTAAAATGATGAGAACCCTGTTCACCCCCGATATGATTTATAAATGCAGAGAGTTGGGCGGCCGACGGTTTTACAATATGAGCACCGAGTACGACTGGGTAAAGAAAAATGCGTTTGCCTATCCCAAGAAAGAAGCGCTTGTCGACACTCTCTACGGCGTTGAGGCGTCAAAAAGACGAAGAAAAACGTGGCCTCAAGCGCTTAGTGACATCAATTTGCATATTTTCAACCTGATGGAAGCCGGTTTGTTCAAGGGTGAAATGCTCATTTGTCAACTACCAAATTGCATTGAGCACTATTATGCCTTTATCGCCGCAAGTAAAATAGGATGCTGGTTTTTAAGCAATCATGTGGATTTTGGGCAGACTGAAACAAAAGGAATTCTTGAACACGTAAAGCCGACAATCGCAATTATCGTTGCTGACTGGCACGGCAGGGATATCGCGAGATGGTATAAAGAATATCAAAAGCAGCATCCTGAATTAAAAAAGATTTATGTGGTTGGAGAGAATGTCCCTGAAGGAACGGAATCTGTTTCTGAACTGCTTAATCCAAAAATTATGGAGAAATTTATACCGGAAGATCTAGATGCTTTAAAAGTTGGTGTCTACGATCCGTGGTTGATCCTTGAGACCTCTGGAAGCACAGGCCTTCCGAAGCTTGTTGTTCACGGTTCCTACTATTTTCAAACATTTATGGGTAGCTATTCCGAGAAAGCAAATTTTACCAGTCGCGACAGGACCCTTTTGTTCGGCCCTCTTAGCGGCACTGCCGGGAAGGCATACGTATGGATGCCGTTGCATGTGGGTGCCACGGTTGTTTTTCAGACCCATTACAGCGATGAAAGTGCCCTACTGTTAACAGAGGAAGAAAAAATAACGGTATGGGGAGGGGTTCCAGCTTTGGGCGAAAGGGCGCTTCTGGGGTCGTTCGCGGAAAAGTACGACTTGAGTAGTTTGATAAAATTTGCTTCGGCAGGTGGGCCCATATCTAAAGAGATATCATCTCTATTAATAGACAAGGGCGTAAAAGTTATAAACGCATATGGTACTACCGAATCCGGCGGCATTGCATCTTTAAATTACTGGATGAATAAGGACGAGCTGCTTCATACAATAGGGACACCTCCTGCGGGCCATAAAATTGTATTAGTTGACAGCGAGGGCAATGAAGTCCCGCAGGGTGATATCGGAGAGGTATATATATGGTCGATGCATCATGGTTATTATAACCAGCCGGAATACCAGGCAGAGGCGTGGATTGAGGGTGGTAAATGGAAAGGGTATCAGCGGACAGGGGATTTGGGGAAATTCGATGAGAGAGGCCATCTCGTTTTATCCGGAAGATCAAAGGATATGATCTTGAGAGGCGCTTTAAATATCTTTCCAAGAGAAATAGAAGAAATTTTAATAACACATCCTAAAATTAGCCAGGTGGCAATAGTGAAAATGCCGGATCCTGTTTTACATGAGAGAGCCTGTGCCTTTGTAGCACTTAATGAAGGAGAGCAGTTAACCTTGGGTGAAGTGGCTACGTTTCTGGGGAACAAAGGGTTGGCGAAAATGAAGTATCCGGAACGAATAGAAATTATAGATGAAATACCATTTGGTGTAGCGGGAAAGATTGACAAACTTAAGCTGGAGAAACTGATTGCAAAAAAAATAAAAGAAGAAAGTTGTCAATAGCGTTAATGCCCATGCGACGGAAGATCAATACATTGAATCGGAAGGTCAGTCAACAATCTGTAAAGGCTGTTATCGCGGAACGGCCGGACGGGGCGGTTTTTTCCCTGCCGGATCGATTTATGAACCCATAAAACGTAGAGGAGGAGGAAGAAGATGGTGACGAAGGAAAAAAGAATGGGTCTGGTGCACTTTTGGGAGGGGTGTATCAAATCGGTAAGTCTGGTGGTGTTTAACCTTGTCTTGTCTGGAATCCTTGCATCTGCAGCATACGCAATTAATATAGACATGCCTGGGGATGCCAATCTCGACATTAAAACCACATTAAATTACGGTTTTTCCATGCGCTTGGTGGACCCTGATTCTGCACTCCTTAGTAATATCAATGGAGATGACGGCAATCGGAATTTTGATAAAGGAAAATTGACTTCCAACCGTGGCTCGATATCGACAGAGGTTGCATATATTATCAAAAACTTAACCTTTTATACCAACCTATATGGCTTTTATGATCTGGTATATAATGCCGATAATGAAAACGATTCTCCATCGACAAACAATAATTTTGTGGGGGGCCGTATTGCAGAAAATGATGAATTTGACGGTGACACCAGGCAAATTCATGGCAGGTCGGGGGATCTTCGAGACCTTTATGTTTCCGGCGACTTTCGAATAGCAGACCGGAGTTTAATGGTTCGTGTCGGAAAGCAAGTTATTTCCTGGGGGGAATCCCTTGCAACTTTTGGTAGTATATCATCTGCCATGAGCTATGCGGATGCAACGAAGATTAACGTGCCGGGCTACGAGCTGAGGGATGTTTTTCTTCCTACCGGTGCAGGCTATTTTCAGGTTGCGCTTGTGGATGATTTGTCTCTTTCCGGATATTACCAGTGGGAGTGGGAGAAAAATATACTCGATGCAGCCGGTTCATTTTTCAGCACTTCAGACCTGATAGATAAAGGCGGGCATTATTATCTGGGCGCGCCAAACATGGTGGCTTTTACCCGAATAGCAGATGAGGAGCCAAGCAATGGCGGGCAGTGGGGCGCTTCACTTCGCTACAGGGCGCAGAATTTCTATGATACCGAATTTGCTTTGTGTTACATCAATTATCATGAAAAATTTCCGCTGTTAAAAATTAACCCTGCAGCGGGTGGTTACTACACCGTGTACCCGGAGGATGTCGGACTCATCGGCGCCAGCTTCGGCACGACGATCGGAGATACGAATTACGGTGGTGAAATTGCCTACCGAATGGATCTTCCGGTACAGGTAAAAGCGGGGTTGCCGACTTATGAGGAAGTTGATCTTGTCCAGGTTCTTCTAAATGTATATCACGTGTTTGGTCCCATGTCCTTTATAGACAACACGATCGTGCTGTTCGAAGGCGGTTTTAACTCCGTGTTGGAAGCGGAAAACCTTTCCAAGGATACCGATGCGTGTGGCTATCTGATCAAAACCACGTTTCAATTTTTTCGTGTGCTGCCCAGGGTCGATCTAGAGGTTCCGGTTACTTTTAAACACAAGGTCAAAGGTAAATCCGCTCTTACTGGGACCTGGACGGAACGTGAACATGAGCTCGCCATGGGGCTCGACTTTACCTACGACTTGAATTTGAAATTTAGCCTGAGTTACACGAACTTTTTAGGCGACGCACAAGACTATGCAAAATCGGATCGAGATTACGTGTCTGCCTATATAAAGTATACATTTTAGCAAATTAATAGGGTTTGTAAGCTAATGAAACCAAGAGACGTTTTTTGGGCAGCCCCGGTGAATTCGGTAAATATTAACTTAATTCTAAATAATGATACGGTTCCTTGGAGGTAAAAATGGACAAAAAGATATTGTTTATATTTGGTATACTCATCAGCTTCTGGTTGATAACCGCGCCTGTTGTGATGGCCAAAGTTACTGCCGAAGAAGCGGCGGCGTTAGGGACTACCTTAACCCCCTTTGGGGCTGAGCGGGCAGGAAACGCGGCGGGCACGATACCCGCGTGGGACGGTGGAATAACCGCACCGCCCGCCGGGCTGGGCTATCAGGGGCCGGGCAGCCGATACCCCGACCCGTATCAGGATGATAAAAAACTTTTCAGCATCAATGCCGGGAACATGGAACAATATGGTGATCAGTTGAGTGACGGCGTTAAGGAGCTGTTACGCAAGTATCCGGACACCTACAGACTGGATGTTTATCCTACGCACCGGTCCCATGCCGCTCCAGAGTGGGTTTACGATCACACGAAGGAAAATGCTACTCGTGCCGAGCTTATAGACGATGATAATCATGTGACAGGCGCTTATGGCGGCGTTCCGTTTCCAATCCCCAAAACAGGGGGTGAGATTGTCTGGAATCATACGTTAAGATGGCTGGGAGATGCGCAATCACTTACTTATAATTGTTTTCTTGTGCAGCCGGACGGAAACATCGTTCTTTCCAGCGGTTCGACTATTAATACGCAATACCCTTATTATTATAAGGAAGGGGGGCTGGAAAGCTTCAAAGGAGATTATTTTTTATATCTTTCACTATATATTCAACCTGCAAGAAGGAAAGGCGAGATTGTATTAGTTATCGATTCAGTCGATTTGGCGCACAACCCGCGGAGAAGCTACCAGTACCTGACCGGACAGCGCAGAGTGAGAAGGGCACCCACGGTAGCTTATGACACTCCGAACCCCGCTTTCAGCGGTACAGTTACCTATGACGATGCCTTTATGTTCAATGGGACACTGGAGCGATACGACTGGAAAATTATACGCAAGCAAGAAATGTTTATTCCCTACAATTGTTACAAAGCGCTTGAAAAAACGGCACCATCCGCCAAGTATCAAAAAGGCCATATGAATCCGGAGTATCTTCGCTGGGAGTTGCACCGGGTTTGGGTGGTGGAGGCAACCTTGAAAAGTGGAGAGCGGCATAGTTATGGTCGGCGGATCTTTATTCATGACGAGGATAGCTATATTCTCATTTTAACGGATAGTTTTGATGGACGGGATAAACTCTGGCGAACCAATATGGCCGTCACTGCGAATGCTTATGATTTGCCGGGCGTAAATTCGTTCACTAATATTCATTACGATTTGCCAAGTGGTATTTATGCTACCAATTTTGATCCTACGGAAGCTGAAAAGTTGACGATTTTCAACCAGCGGTTACCGGAAGACTACTTCACGCCCGATCAGATAAGAAGAATGGGGCAATAATTTAAAACCCGGCCTCTCGCGTAGGCTGAAGGGGTTTTCGCGAGAGGCCTATCCGGTTTTCCAAGAGGGGGGAGTATGTTCTTTTTTCCTCAATTATTAATTGCGCCCTTTAAACGCGTATGGCCGTTTTATGCCGCGGTGCTGCTAACGGCTTTTTGGGGCGCAATCCCATCTGCTTTTGCCGTCATGGCGCTACTGGATCTTCCCGCGATGAAGAACGATAAGGCAGCCGAATCAATGCTGACGGATGTAGTCAATACCGGCACCCGTCTTGTGGCCGTTGGAGAACACGGCGTCATCGTTTTTTCGGAGGACAATGGAAAGTCCTGGAAACAAGCAACGGTACCGACAAGTTTAACGCTAACGGCCGTGTTTTTCCCGGTCTCTCAAAAAGGGTGGGCGGTCGGACATGATGGTGTGATCCTGCATTCGAATGACGGTGGCCAAAGTTGGACACAGCAATTGGATGGGCACGGGATTTTAAAAGCCAATGCCTCTTTATCAAAGACGCTTGTTGAAAACAAAGAGGCTGCTCTCTCCCATGCAACGCCAGAGGAACGCGAGAAGTTTTCAAAAGAGCTGGAAGATTCCCGACGCACACTGGAGAAATTTCAGCGGGCTCTTGATGATGACATTTGCTGCGAGCCGTTTATGGATGTTTGGTTCAAAAATGAGAGAGAAGGCTTTGTTGTTGGCGCTTACGGCCAGTTTTGCCGAACGGTGGATGGGGGAAAGACGTGGCAGGCCTGGTGGGACCGAACCGACAATCCGGATCGGCTTCATCTTAACGGAATTACGCAAGCAGCAAAAGGGGCGCTTTTTATCGCCGGCGAAGCCGGAACCCTGTTTCGTTCGCCGGATGGCGGCGAGCATTGGGAAACGCTGTTATCCCCTTATGAAGGCTCTTTTTTCGGTATTGTGGCCAGCCCCAACGATTCGTATGTCATCGCTTTCGGGATTAACGGCAACATCGCTCATTCCGCGGATTTGGGCGAAAGTTGGCGGCA encodes:
- a CDS encoding N-acyl homoserine lactonase family protein; this encodes MTQYKIHPLVMGTKVFDKSMMTYQYGNGQLYTIPIYCWYIEGGDQKILVDTGEMNPIQSAERQKAVGGQIYTFEQGLARWHLSPKDIDLIIHTHLHNDHCENDYKCENAKFIVHEKELETIHNPHPLDYRYLVDFIEDVEDNGQIVTVHGDTQILPGITCVHTPVHTAGGLSVFIDTPSGKAVITGFCVINENFDPPVEIKAMEMDVIPPGTHVNVYEAYDIMLKIKEAADILLPLHEPAFASVDTIP
- a CDS encoding MBL fold metallo-hydrolase, which encodes MVLESFLKKIVWLGHDGFRIDGSRTLYIDPFQTSSTVKADIILVSHEHFDHCSPNDIARIQQDHTVIVTEKNSAAKLSGDVRVVTPGDVVMIGEVTITAVPAYNIGKPFHPKANGWLGFVVEIDGVRVYHAGDTDFIPEMKHLQIDVALLPVSGTYVMTADEAIQAARTIKPRVVIPMHYGTVVGAVSDAERVKAALSGEMDVVVLKPA
- the bioB gene encoding biotin synthase BioB, whose product is MDLKQIIALAENRIDGETPDLKTLRAIARFPEEKVFHLMAGADLLRAHFFGNTVHLCTICNAKSGRCSEDCRFCAQSAHYCTDAPVYPLLERRKLVEVGTRAADSPIHRYSIVTTGRSLATSEVKEVAAALSAVGKAGIETCASLGILTSQDFEILKAAGVGRYHHNLETAESHFDNTCTTHRYADRVATVRAAKAAGLTVCSGGIFGIGETDDQVLELALALRDLNVDAVPLNFLVAIPGTPFEKSVGLTPLRCLKIIALFRFVLPDKQILICGGREANLRELHPLVFYAGASGIMTGNYLTAAGRTVESDLVLLKQLGMVVKERCGSGLTTS
- the bioD gene encoding dethiobiotin synthase; protein product: MAGNFPDTIFVAGTDTAVGKTVVSALLVAGLRAEYWKPVQSGAEAGTDTEWIRSKTGLPNTFFHPEVYVLSPFLSPHAAASREGVRIDLAAIQLPERRLANHLIIEGAGGIMVPLNEKETMADLIHQLRAPVLLVARSTLGTINHTLLSLEKLRSIKANILGVVMNGPINPDNRAAIESFGHIRVITEIPPMAVITGKSLLDTFNRCFDLKRAAAARQGDEWI
- a CDS encoding adenine deaminase C-terminal domain-containing protein — protein: MNGFGPLNAVKNRNSRLLMNVAMGKLAADLVITNASLMNVYTAEILENHAVGVKGDFIAYVGEAPEKLIGPATHCIDAAGKTLVPGYIDGHTHLAFMYGIDEFLRHAIPGGTTTLITEVMEPYPVSGVAGVLDFLASLQHQPVKIYATAPAMVSISEKTKGIRPEDLQTLLDRDDVLGLGESYWQAVLQSPEVYLPALEQTLQQGKVLEGHSAGARHHKLSAYAACGITSCHEPISAEEVLERLRLGFYVMAREGSIRRDLNAIAEIKDRNVDLRRLILCTDSIAPGELIEKGYMEHVVQQAVGYGIDPITAVQMVTLNVATHFSIEHLVGGIAPGRYADMLILPNPSTFSPELVISCGKVVARNGQLTVAPRKHPYSHQSKHSIALPKALTPADFIIQAPFSSKAVASVRVIEMVTDLVTAEKIMSLPVTNGAIEISADQNLLKIAAIDRTHTPGQLFTGLILGFGLKTGAFACSATWDASDIIVVGVDESDMALAVNSVAQLQGGAVLCANGQIISQLALPVFGLLSEAPMAEIAANIKAINERTIGLGVSFPDPLLSLNTLTGAAIPYLKICDEGLVNLKDGNLTGLFVEV
- a CDS encoding CBS domain-containing protein, translating into MKTIKSLLAEKGHDVWSISSGETVYKALELMAEKNIGALMVIDDCKVIGIITERDYCRKVILKGKSSYNILVGELMTTNLTCATPEDTLDHCLSLMVARDSRHLPIFDHSELVGIVTLADVVKQMLSKQQIEIDNFENLVYGGYRACDTPSTPPKER
- a CDS encoding DUF4338 domain-containing protein; the protein is MRQLRCLINSPHGWLDGLGFAAAALQLDDRDEWIGWNGEQRQAHLDLVVGMSRFLIRSSVQCRNLASKVLAMSRRFNPRISSGDSATGPAW
- a CDS encoding DUF4338 domain-containing protein, coding for MDTDHYAGTCYRAASWIEVGKTKGRGRQDRFKHSTLSRKAIYVYPIDKEFRKRMGLSADAGLGALTPDDELACEHWAENEFGGGASLGDGRLSKRLVSVAEDKAQMPSVVFAYIWAKGNGSQPLPLR